One Halobaculum sp. CBA1158 DNA segment encodes these proteins:
- a CDS encoding ribonuclease R family protein has product MSDAQSEEEPDQGTAEDQGPVTITQGLADALADKRESLFAEFEIRDEFPPKVKREAKDRTEGVQQEIRDEVDERRDLRDLTTWTTDPADAQDFDDAISVEDDGDEYHLWVHIADVSHYVHPDSAMWEEAVERCNTVYLPGYTVHMLPPILAETVCSLVPNEDRLAHTVEMRLDKETLSFEELDIYKSVINSDERLTYKQCEARLEDPDAPLHEESVLAYDVADQLHEQRKADGSLVLNPSRDRAHTIIEECMLKANKAVTHELMWNRGVEAMYRVHPQPTPEQWNEALNEIQELDSVSIPGDAWGDDPRKAVNAALEQAPDRQLNKIQRAVLKVMPRAKYMNDPFGGHHALNFDIYGHFTSPIRRLSDLINHWIVHENDVPENLIELCDRASDKQKDGETAERLYKQFMQEVGLDSYAVNNRGVEVVDDPEDAQYDRPETVPE; this is encoded by the coding sequence ATGAGCGACGCACAGTCGGAAGAGGAGCCGGACCAGGGCACCGCCGAGGACCAGGGACCGGTTACCATCACGCAGGGGCTCGCGGACGCGCTCGCCGACAAACGCGAGTCGCTGTTCGCCGAGTTCGAGATCCGCGACGAGTTTCCCCCGAAGGTGAAACGCGAGGCGAAGGACCGAACCGAGGGCGTCCAACAGGAGATACGAGACGAGGTCGACGAGCGACGCGATCTCCGGGACCTCACGACGTGGACGACCGACCCCGCCGATGCACAGGACTTCGACGACGCCATCTCCGTCGAGGACGACGGCGACGAGTACCACCTGTGGGTCCACATCGCCGACGTGAGCCACTACGTTCATCCCGACTCGGCGATGTGGGAGGAGGCGGTCGAGCGGTGCAACACCGTGTATCTCCCCGGCTACACCGTCCACATGCTTCCGCCGATCCTCGCGGAGACCGTGTGTTCGCTGGTCCCCAACGAGGACCGCCTCGCACACACCGTCGAGATGCGCCTCGACAAGGAGACGCTCTCGTTCGAGGAACTGGACATCTACAAGTCCGTGATCAACTCCGACGAGCGACTCACCTACAAGCAATGCGAGGCGCGTCTGGAGGACCCCGACGCCCCGCTGCACGAGGAGTCAGTCCTCGCGTACGACGTGGCCGACCAGCTCCACGAGCAGCGCAAGGCGGACGGCTCGCTGGTGTTGAATCCGAGCCGCGACCGCGCCCACACCATCATCGAGGAGTGCATGCTGAAGGCGAACAAGGCGGTGACCCACGAGCTGATGTGGAACCGCGGCGTCGAGGCGATGTACCGCGTCCACCCGCAGCCCACGCCCGAGCAGTGGAACGAGGCGCTCAACGAGATCCAGGAGCTCGACAGCGTCTCCATCCCCGGCGACGCCTGGGGCGACGACCCCCGAAAGGCCGTCAACGCCGCCCTCGAACAGGCACCCGACCGCCAGCTCAACAAGATCCAGCGCGCCGTGCTGAAGGTGATGCCCCGTGCGAAGTACATGAACGACCCCTTCGGCGGTCACCACGCCCTCAACTTCGACATCTACGGACACTTCACCTCTCCAATCCGCCGGCTCTCGGACCTCATCAACCACTGGATCGTCCACGAGAACGACGTCCCGGAGAATCTCATCGAACTGTGCGACCGCGCCTCCGACAAGCAGAAGGACGGCGAGACGGCCGAGCGCCTCTACAAGCAGTTCATGCAGGAGGTCGGCCTCGACTCCTACGCGGTGAACAACCGCGGCGTCGAGGTCGTCGACGACCCCGAGGACGCCCAGTACGACCGACCCGAGACCGTCCCCGAGTAG
- a CDS encoding RNA-binding protein: MDVKSRHHLRSDAVAEIRETLAERLGVDLEGDSFELVELTDSPFDLVLVDGDPDVLYHEDDGGREPFLTVRGANDHPPERGVVTVDAGAVSFVSDGADVMRPGITEADGSIAEGDLVVVAEETHGKVLGVGRALVDGDDMVGDSGKVVTSLHHVGDDLYEFSI, translated from the coding sequence ATGGACGTCAAGTCGCGCCATCACCTCCGAAGCGACGCGGTCGCGGAGATCCGCGAGACGCTCGCCGAGCGCCTCGGCGTCGACCTCGAGGGCGACTCCTTCGAACTGGTCGAGCTCACCGACTCGCCGTTCGACCTGGTGCTCGTCGACGGCGACCCGGACGTGCTGTACCACGAGGACGACGGCGGGCGCGAGCCGTTCCTCACGGTTCGCGGTGCCAACGACCACCCGCCCGAGCGCGGCGTCGTCACGGTCGACGCCGGCGCTGTGTCGTTCGTCTCCGACGGCGCGGACGTGATGCGCCCCGGGATCACCGAGGCCGACGGCTCGATCGCCGAGGGCGACCTGGTCGTCGTCGCCGAGGAGACGCACGGGAAGGTGCTGGGCGTCGGCCGCGCGCTCGTCGACGGCGACGACATGGTCGGCGACTCCGGAAAGGTCGTGACGTCGCTGCACCACGTCGGCGACGACCTCTACGAGTTCTCGATCTGA
- a CDS encoding DUF1028 domain-containing protein has translation MTFSICVREEYTDDEGERQTRFGVAVTTRLPGVGTLCPFVSENGAVATQSLVNVELGRKGIEYIDDGLAVDDALRSLLNADDGSPQRQLHGVDADGTFTFSGEECNDWYGHTSGENYTVAGNLLTGEAVIDSVASAYESDAFGDAPLAERLIDALEAGHAEGGDKREHLPVQSAALKVETTEERDIGTYYDDLRVDATETPIADLRETFEEARRGREILMEEYADELDDDETDGESDADGGEGDDGSGEDADRDGEDADRGE, from the coding sequence ATGACCTTCAGCATCTGCGTCCGCGAGGAGTACACCGACGACGAGGGGGAGCGACAGACCCGCTTCGGCGTCGCCGTGACCACCCGCCTGCCGGGCGTCGGCACCCTCTGTCCGTTCGTCTCCGAGAACGGCGCGGTGGCGACCCAGTCGCTCGTGAACGTGGAGTTGGGGCGCAAGGGGATCGAGTACATCGACGACGGCCTGGCCGTCGACGACGCGCTTCGGTCGCTGCTCAACGCCGACGACGGCTCCCCGCAGCGCCAGCTCCACGGGGTCGACGCCGACGGCACGTTCACCTTCTCGGGCGAGGAGTGCAACGACTGGTACGGCCACACGAGCGGCGAGAACTACACGGTCGCGGGGAACCTCCTCACCGGCGAAGCCGTGATCGACTCGGTCGCGAGCGCCTACGAGTCCGACGCCTTCGGCGACGCCCCCCTCGCCGAGCGCCTGATCGACGCGCTGGAGGCGGGCCACGCCGAGGGCGGCGACAAGCGCGAACACCTGCCGGTGCAGTCGGCCGCGCTGAAGGTCGAGACGACCGAGGAGCGGGACATCGGCACGTACTACGACGACCTGCGCGTCGACGCGACGGAGACGCCGATCGCCGACCTGCGCGAGACGTTCGAGGAGGCGCGTCGCGGGCGAGAGATCCTCATGGAGGAGTACGCCGACGAACTGGACGACGACGAGACCGACGGGGAGTCGGACGCCGACGGCGGGGAGGGCGACGACGGCAGCGGGGAAGACGCCGATCGCGACGGGGAAGACGCCGATCGCGGCGAGTGA
- the sepF gene encoding cell division protein SepF gives MGIMSKILGGGGTHSAEDYVELDLDDVESARGGAGMQVHIAEIGDQRDVIDIKDAVYDGDFVIADITRHSTTDQTVERIIDELRQVADEVDGDIVQKGDDQLIITPTGVTVSREKLGE, from the coding sequence ATGGGCATCATGAGCAAGATCCTCGGCGGCGGCGGCACCCATAGCGCCGAGGACTACGTCGAGTTGGACCTCGACGACGTCGAGAGCGCCCGCGGCGGGGCGGGGATGCAGGTGCACATCGCGGAGATCGGGGACCAGCGCGACGTGATCGACATCAAGGACGCCGTCTACGACGGCGACTTCGTCATCGCGGACATCACGCGTCACTCGACGACCGACCAGACGGTCGAACGCATCATTGACGAGCTTCGTCAGGTCGCCGACGAGGTCGACGGCGACATCGTTCAGAAGGGCGACGACCAGCTCATCATCACTCCGACGGGCGTGACGGTGAGCCGCGAGAAGCTCGGCGAGTAG